A part of Thermococcus sp. JdF3 genomic DNA contains:
- a CDS encoding asparagine synthetase A: protein MNALQIVTRKIEPVMEVQTRVIDYMTGYMVSEGFKWMLPVMLSSITDPLWPDPAAEEALKPPEVEVYGSRLRLTHSMILHKQMAVAMGIDRLFVLSPNIRLEGRSADDGRHAYEFTQLDFEMAGASMDDVMGLIEGLIGGLFKEARGWGLEREVPRVKPPFKRFTLEEIKAEFGDEDEASRVMKEPFWVTDIEREFYDREDPERPGHFRNYDLYLPEGYGEVSSGGEREWEYEVIVRKMRRAGISLEAFRPYLEVAKAGLLRPSAGAGIGVERLVRYMVGAKHIAEVQPFPRIPGVPAVI, encoded by the coding sequence ATGAACGCTCTCCAAATTGTGACCAGAAAAATTGAACCGGTTATGGAAGTTCAGACGAGAGTCATTGACTATATGACAGGATACATGGTGAGTGAGGGCTTCAAGTGGATGCTCCCAGTGATGCTCAGCTCCATCACCGACCCCCTCTGGCCCGATCCGGCCGCAGAAGAGGCGCTGAAGCCGCCTGAAGTCGAGGTCTATGGTTCCAGGCTGAGGCTGACCCACAGCATGATACTCCACAAGCAGATGGCGGTTGCGATGGGCATCGATAGACTCTTCGTCCTCTCGCCCAACATCAGGCTCGAAGGTCGCTCGGCAGACGACGGCAGGCACGCCTACGAGTTCACCCAGCTGGACTTTGAGATGGCCGGCGCGAGCATGGACGACGTAATGGGCCTAATAGAGGGGCTTATAGGCGGACTGTTCAAGGAGGCCAGGGGCTGGGGGCTCGAGAGGGAGGTGCCCAGGGTTAAGCCGCCCTTCAAGCGCTTCACGCTGGAGGAGATAAAGGCAGAGTTCGGAGATGAGGACGAGGCCAGCAGGGTTATGAAGGAACCCTTCTGGGTCACGGACATCGAAAGGGAGTTCTACGACAGGGAAGACCCGGAAAGACCCGGCCACTTCAGGAACTACGACCTCTACCTGCCGGAGGGCTACGGTGAAGTTTCGAGCGGCGGCGAGAGGGAGTGGGAGTACGAGGTCATCGTCAGGAAGATGAGGAGAGCCGGCATAAGCCTCGAGGCTTTCAGGCCCTATCTGGAGGTGGCTAAAGCCGGCCTGCTGAGGCCGAGCGCCGGAGCGGGGATAGGAGTTGAAAGGCTCGTCCGCTACATGGTGGGGGCGAAACACATAGCCGAAGTCCAGCCGTTTCCGAGGATTCCGGGCGTTCCGGCGGTGATCTGA
- a CDS encoding Flp pilus assembly complex ATPase component TadA, protein MGVYIFTPEDLIRYGAATEEQFEVLKNAILSKKDILVVGSSRSGKTKLVEALMHFIPGDWKVAVITAYGEFKPFKPNIVVVDTQFDSQPLERRTSEVISKIKALNPDYVVIDTIHTVDVARIFRELIDDYAFIVTSLALTDDIKDEVRHWLRISGETFDKFDVVVELKRDFRTGRKSINRIYEVKNGELRPVI, encoded by the coding sequence ATGGGAGTGTACATATTCACGCCTGAGGACCTGATCCGCTACGGCGCCGCAACCGAGGAGCAGTTTGAGGTTCTGAAGAACGCGATTCTCTCCAAGAAGGACATCCTCGTGGTTGGTTCCAGCCGCTCCGGAAAGACCAAGCTGGTTGAGGCGCTGATGCACTTCATACCCGGCGACTGGAAGGTGGCCGTTATAACCGCCTACGGGGAGTTCAAGCCCTTCAAGCCGAACATCGTTGTGGTGGATACTCAGTTCGACAGCCAGCCCCTGGAGAGGCGCACCTCGGAGGTTATCTCAAAAATCAAGGCTCTGAACCCGGACTACGTCGTCATCGACACCATCCACACGGTAGATGTCGCGAGGATATTCCGCGAGCTTATAGACGACTACGCATTCATAGTGACCTCCCTCGCGCTGACCGACGACATAAAGGACGAGGTCAGGCACTGGCTCAGGATAAGCGGTGAGACCTTCGACAAGTTTGACGTAGTCGTCGAGCTCAAGAGGGACTTCAGAACCGGCAGAAAGAGCATAAACCGCATCTATGAGGTAAAGAACGGGGAGCTCAGGCCCGTTATTTAG
- a CDS encoding alanine--glyoxylate aminotransferase family protein encodes MELRFEMEYEEAYREVYELVKPKYRLFTAGPVACFPEVLAIMSVQMFSHRSAEAKEVHTDTLNRLKAFLEAEKGEIIMFPSSGTGFMEAAVRNTVPRGGKVLVTTIGAFGDRFADVVNANGREAVILRKEPGYAIKPEELDEALRKNPDVVAVTITYNETSTGVLNPLPELAKVVHEHDKLLFVDAVSAMGGADIKFDEWGLDMIFASSQKAFGVPPGLAVAAVSERVFEIAEKMPERGWYFDLPLYKKFNGKKKGTPSTPPLPQIFGLNVVLRIVEKMGGKKEWLDMYRKRSEMIREGVKEMGLGILAEPGYESPTITAVVVPEGMKGVDVYNAMRERGFELAKGYGSVAEKTFRIGNMGYMTFEDIEEMLANLREVIEKLKG; translated from the coding sequence ATGGAACTCAGGTTCGAAATGGAGTATGAAGAAGCCTACAGGGAGGTTTACGAGCTCGTCAAGCCGAAGTACAGGCTCTTTACCGCCGGCCCCGTCGCATGTTTCCCCGAGGTTCTCGCCATAATGAGCGTTCAGATGTTCAGCCACCGCTCGGCCGAAGCCAAGGAGGTTCACACTGACACCCTCAACAGACTCAAGGCTTTTCTTGAAGCCGAGAAAGGCGAGATAATAATGTTCCCCAGCTCCGGAACCGGCTTCATGGAGGCAGCCGTCAGGAACACCGTGCCAAGGGGAGGAAAGGTCCTGGTCACGACGATAGGCGCCTTTGGGGACAGGTTTGCCGATGTCGTCAACGCCAACGGCAGGGAAGCCGTCATCCTGAGGAAGGAGCCGGGATACGCAATCAAGCCGGAGGAGCTCGACGAGGCCCTCAGAAAGAACCCCGACGTCGTTGCGGTAACCATAACCTACAACGAGACCTCAACCGGTGTCCTCAACCCGCTCCCCGAGCTGGCAAAGGTCGTTCACGAGCACGACAAGCTGCTCTTCGTCGATGCGGTCTCGGCGATGGGCGGTGCCGACATAAAGTTCGACGAGTGGGGCCTCGACATGATATTCGCCAGCTCCCAGAAGGCCTTTGGCGTCCCGCCCGGCCTGGCCGTCGCCGCCGTCAGCGAGCGCGTTTTTGAGATAGCCGAGAAGATGCCCGAACGCGGCTGGTACTTTGACCTGCCGCTCTACAAGAAGTTCAACGGCAAGAAGAAGGGAACCCCCTCGACCCCGCCGCTTCCGCAGATATTCGGCCTCAACGTTGTCCTCAGGATAGTCGAGAAGATGGGCGGAAAGAAAGAATGGCTCGACATGTACAGGAAGAGGAGCGAAATGATACGCGAGGGAGTCAAGGAGATGGGCCTCGGAATCCTGGCCGAGCCCGGCTACGAGAGCCCGACCATTACAGCCGTCGTCGTCCCCGAAGGAATGAAGGGTGTCGACGTCTACAACGCGATGCGCGAGCGCGGCTTCGAGCTGGCCAAGGGCTACGGAAGCGTGGCCGAGAAGACCTTCCGCATTGGAAACATGGGCTATATGACCTTCGAGGACATCGAGGAAATGCTCGCCAACCTCCGCGAGGTCATAGAAAAGCTTAAGGGCTGA
- a CDS encoding MFS transporter, producing MEHRRLAGIVLLIVSAFTGTIAFRLATPAIAFYTRDILKASMLSVSIVSMSFVLARAFSSVFGGLMLERGKRLVYIGAVAMMGNALAVQLYPLTSTWVQVAGIKLLNGFLNGLSWPMAQFVIAVATPKEIRARVTAVYFFFGSIASLLGNYVYAYTIDLGLGGQMWISSAFFVLTGLIMVASYVLLYERITPRRKKTPDGERPSLDPKRVLIIASLMAVIVAFTSGEITYVYVSEALGMEKAETATLIGWAGFLAAMLSYFASWVADVRSERRMVRLTSLMAALSPILAAIKTAPTVFLGIFLALFAFQSFRPVSRKVLASYHRSSLAIGGVNGVQNLSTFLGGMLFGFAYSLGELHGVVTLNLALLTFLPFSIGLIVEGLKLRSGLAVEDAR from the coding sequence ATGGAACATAGACGCCTGGCTGGGATAGTCCTCCTCATAGTCTCTGCCTTCACCGGCACTATAGCCTTTCGCCTCGCCACTCCGGCGATAGCATTCTACACGCGCGACATACTCAAGGCCTCGATGCTCTCTGTCTCGATAGTCTCGATGTCGTTCGTGCTTGCAAGGGCATTTTCGTCCGTCTTTGGCGGGCTGATGCTCGAAAGGGGCAAGAGGCTCGTCTATATCGGCGCGGTGGCAATGATGGGAAACGCCCTGGCGGTTCAGCTCTACCCCCTCACCTCAACGTGGGTTCAGGTCGCCGGAATAAAGCTCCTTAACGGTTTCCTCAACGGTCTGAGCTGGCCGATGGCTCAGTTCGTCATAGCCGTGGCGACCCCGAAGGAGATAAGGGCGAGGGTGACGGCGGTGTACTTCTTCTTCGGCAGCATCGCTTCCCTCCTTGGAAACTATGTCTACGCCTATACTATAGACCTCGGCCTTGGGGGCCAGATGTGGATTTCCTCGGCCTTCTTTGTCCTCACGGGCCTGATAATGGTGGCGAGCTACGTCCTCCTCTACGAGAGAATAACACCGAGGAGAAAGAAAACTCCTGATGGAGAGAGGCCGAGCCTCGACCCGAAGCGGGTTCTAATCATCGCCTCGCTGATGGCGGTTATAGTCGCGTTCACATCTGGCGAGATAACCTACGTTTACGTCTCCGAGGCCCTGGGGATGGAGAAGGCGGAGACGGCAACGCTCATCGGCTGGGCGGGCTTTCTGGCCGCCATGCTGAGCTACTTCGCCTCCTGGGTCGCGGACGTGAGGAGCGAGAGGAGAATGGTTCGGCTCACCTCCCTGATGGCCGCGCTCTCACCGATCCTCGCGGCGATAAAAACCGCCCCAACGGTCTTCCTCGGGATCTTTCTGGCACTTTTCGCCTTCCAGAGCTTCAGACCGGTGTCGAGGAAGGTTCTCGCCTCCTACCATCGCTCATCGCTGGCGATTGGGGGTGTAAACGGAGTCCAGAACCTATCGACCTTCCTCGGGGGAATGCTGTTCGGCTTCGCCTACTCTCTGGGCGAGCTTCACGGCGTCGTAACGCTCAACCTCGCCCTGCTGACCTTCCTGCCCTTTTCAATCGGGCTGATCGTGGAGGGATTGAAGCTGCGTTCTGGGCTCGCCGTGGAGGATGCCCGCTAA
- a CDS encoding 50S ribosomal protein L16, with protein sequence MGLRPAKIDRDVDKPAYTRRKYIRGAPGPRITIFDMGNLSAEFEYEVSLHAEQAMQIRQNALEAIRIQVNRYLQKNVGRSNFHFKIRVYPFQVLRENPMATGRKADRYGNGMRRPFGKPIGLAARVKKDQKIITVWVNENHLKFALGAMHRAKMKLPYSAYYRIYDREGNDITSKVLSTMKR encoded by the coding sequence ATGGGACTGAGACCAGCCAAGATTGATAGGGACGTTGATAAGCCCGCTTACACGAGGAGGAAGTACATCCGCGGTGCGCCCGGTCCGAGAATAACGATCTTCGATATGGGCAACCTCTCAGCCGAGTTCGAGTACGAGGTGAGCCTTCACGCCGAGCAGGCCATGCAGATAAGGCAGAACGCCCTCGAGGCCATCCGTATCCAGGTGAACAGGTACCTCCAGAAGAACGTCGGTAGGAGCAACTTCCACTTCAAGATAAGGGTCTACCCCTTCCAGGTGCTCCGTGAGAACCCGATGGCTACCGGAAGGAAGGCCGACCGTTACGGAAACGGTATGCGCAGGCCCTTCGGAAAGCCGATAGGCCTCGCCGCTCGCGTCAAGAAGGACCAGAAGATCATCACCGTCTGGGTGAACGAGAACCACCTCAAGTTCGCCCTCGGCGCCATGCACAGGGCCAAGATGAAGCTGCCCTACAGCGCCTACTACAGGATCTACGACAGGGAAGGCAACGACATCACCAGCAAGGTTCTCTCGACCATGAAGCGCTGA
- a CDS encoding RNA ligase has product MVSSGFKAMLLKLGVPEDRLTVLEGKGGVMEGEFEGIRYVRFRDSAKGFRRGTVVFDNGDVVLGFPHIKRVVQLEKGIKRVFKNKPFYVEEKVDGYNVRVVRVRDRVLALTRGGFICPFTTERILDFINEGFFRDYPNLVLAGEMAGPESPYIVEGPPYVKEDIEFFLFDIQEKGTGRSLPVEERYRLADEYGIRHVESFGLYDRSKIEELHELIERLSRERREGIVMKTPDMKRIAKYVTSYANINDIRIGSHIFFDLPHGYFMGRIKRLAFYLAERHVRGEEFDEYARALGKALLRPFVESIHEVASGGEVEEVFTVRVKNISTAHRMVTHFERLGVKIHIEDIEDLKNGYWRITFKRVYPDATREMRELWNGLAFVD; this is encoded by the coding sequence ATGGTAAGCTCAGGTTTCAAGGCCATGCTTCTCAAGCTCGGCGTTCCGGAGGACAGGTTGACCGTTCTTGAGGGTAAGGGTGGAGTGATGGAGGGTGAATTCGAAGGCATCAGGTACGTTCGCTTTCGTGATTCTGCCAAGGGCTTCCGGCGCGGAACGGTTGTCTTTGATAATGGAGACGTTGTTCTGGGGTTTCCCCACATAAAGCGCGTCGTCCAGCTTGAAAAGGGTATAAAACGGGTGTTCAAGAACAAACCCTTCTACGTGGAGGAGAAGGTGGACGGCTACAACGTCCGCGTCGTCAGGGTTCGGGATAGGGTTCTCGCCCTCACAAGGGGAGGCTTTATCTGCCCCTTCACGACGGAGCGAATACTCGACTTCATAAACGAGGGGTTCTTCAGGGACTACCCAAACCTCGTCCTGGCGGGGGAGATGGCCGGGCCTGAAAGCCCCTACATCGTCGAGGGGCCGCCCTACGTGAAGGAGGACATCGAGTTCTTCCTCTTTGACATCCAGGAAAAGGGAACGGGGAGGAGCCTCCCGGTGGAGGAAAGGTATCGGCTGGCGGATGAGTACGGTATTCGTCACGTTGAGAGCTTCGGCCTCTACGACCGTTCAAAAATTGAGGAGCTGCATGAGCTAATCGAAAGGCTCAGCAGGGAGAGGAGAGAGGGCATCGTCATGAAAACGCCCGACATGAAGAGAATCGCGAAATACGTCACCTCCTACGCCAACATAAACGACATCCGGATAGGTTCCCACATATTCTTCGACCTGCCCCACGGCTACTTCATGGGGAGGATTAAACGCCTCGCCTTTTACCTGGCCGAGAGGCACGTCAGGGGTGAGGAGTTCGACGAGTATGCCAGGGCCCTTGGAAAGGCCCTTCTGAGGCCCTTCGTCGAGAGCATCCACGAGGTTGCCAGCGGCGGCGAGGTCGAGGAGGTCTTCACGGTGAGGGTGAAGAACATAAGCACCGCCCACAGGATGGTGACCCACTTCGAGAGGCTTGGAGTCAAGATACACATCGAGGACATCGAGGACCTGAAGAACGGCTACTGGAGGATAACCTTCAAGCGCGTCTATCCCGACGCCACGCGGGAGATGAGGGAGCTGTGGAACGGGCTGGCGTTTGTGGACTGA
- a CDS encoding ATP-binding protein, translating into MSELFVNRTRELEALKKAYLSERKELILVYGRRRIGKTELVKRSVEGIPHVYFFAEEALEGENLSTFRRLVGKALKNPLIGRAELSWEELFEILDGSGVVVIIDEFPNLIRQNSGMLSKFQKIWDGSRGLKLVLTGSSVSVMESQVLGHRSPLYGRRTLSLKLNPLSFFHLREFFPDRGWEELVRIYGITDGIPAYIQEVRFRLSAGERFEEVFQPNKPLFDEAEFLLRSELREPRRYFSILKAIAFGKTRFGEIVSFTGLPSSTVSKYLDNLQELHIVEERHPVGESGRRRNARYYISDLYFTFWFRFVYPNRSQLLEYGHIEGFEEDYNRYLGFVFEKVAEQFLVKLSKSGNLPFRFTKVGRWWRKNEEIDLVALNEREKKVLFVEVKWKDLRERETMGILRDLERKAELVGLEDWEKACGLVAKEVGGREELREEGYLAWDLGDFERLISSKLEV; encoded by the coding sequence ATGAGTGAACTATTCGTGAACCGCACCCGGGAACTGGAGGCACTGAAGAAGGCTTACCTAAGTGAGCGGAAGGAGCTGATACTGGTCTACGGGCGCAGGAGGATAGGGAAGACCGAGCTCGTGAAGCGGTCGGTTGAAGGGATTCCGCACGTTTATTTCTTCGCCGAGGAGGCCCTCGAAGGTGAGAACCTATCGACTTTCAGGAGACTCGTCGGGAAGGCCCTTAAGAATCCCCTGATCGGCAGGGCCGAGCTCTCGTGGGAGGAGTTGTTCGAAATCCTCGACGGCTCCGGAGTGGTGGTTATAATAGACGAGTTCCCGAACCTTATCAGGCAGAACTCCGGGATGTTGTCAAAGTTCCAGAAAATCTGGGACGGCTCAAGGGGCCTGAAGCTTGTTTTAACCGGCTCCTCGGTTAGCGTGATGGAGAGTCAGGTTCTCGGCCACAGGAGCCCGCTCTACGGCAGGAGGACGCTCTCACTGAAGCTAAACCCCCTAAGTTTCTTCCACCTGAGGGAGTTCTTTCCCGACAGGGGCTGGGAGGAGCTGGTGAGGATTTACGGGATAACCGACGGCATTCCCGCGTACATCCAGGAGGTTCGCTTCAGGCTCAGTGCCGGTGAAAGGTTCGAGGAGGTCTTCCAGCCCAACAAGCCCCTCTTTGACGAGGCCGAATTCCTCCTGAGGAGCGAGCTGAGGGAGCCGAGGAGGTACTTCTCAATACTCAAGGCGATAGCCTTTGGGAAGACGAGGTTTGGGGAGATAGTGAGCTTCACCGGTCTGCCAAGCTCGACGGTTTCAAAGTACCTCGACAACCTGCAGGAGCTCCACATAGTCGAGGAGAGGCATCCCGTTGGCGAGTCCGGGCGGAGGAGGAACGCGAGGTACTACATAAGCGACCTGTACTTCACCTTCTGGTTCCGCTTCGTCTACCCCAACCGCTCCCAGCTCCTCGAGTACGGTCACATCGAGGGCTTCGAGGAAGACTACAACCGCTACCTCGGCTTCGTCTTTGAAAAGGTCGCCGAGCAGTTCCTGGTAAAGCTCAGCAAGTCCGGAAACCTGCCCTTCAGGTTCACCAAGGTTGGAAGGTGGTGGCGTAAGAACGAGGAGATTGACCTCGTGGCTTTGAACGAGCGGGAGAAGAAGGTGCTGTTTGTGGAGGTCAAGTGGAAGGATTTGAGGGAGAGAGAAACCATGGGGATTTTGAGGGACCTGGAGAGGAAGGCGGAACTGGTGGGTCTTGAAGATTGGGAGAAGGCTTGCGGGCTGGTGGCGAAGGAAGTTGGGGGCAGGGAGGAGCTTAGAGAGGAGGGCTACCTCGCCTGGGACCTGGGGGACTTCGAAAGGCTTATCTCCTCAAAGCTCGAAGTTTGA
- a CDS encoding ATP-binding protein, which produces MLFSPYPKTRREELFDREVELGELESSVERGERLVLLLGLRRLGKSSLLNVALNELPNPSIKIDVRKTYSEFSSVNRYVIGKMLLSGMSGKKRLVEEARAFLERVRGVSVSGFRVEITSRDFSITELLEALNDYGEKAGRVVIAFDEAQYLRFGGATRYDGILAYAVDNLPNLTFIMTGSEVGLLFDFLKPDDPNAPLFGRYHHDIALERFEPGLSAEFLRRGFEEAGVEVSEREIEDAVEKLDGIPGWLALYGYTRVTRKLRHGEAIEEVLREAKSIADGELSRLFAYSPRYRVILKAVALGYSRWKDIKDYVTLKLGYVNDSNFSALLENLVKSGYVEKREGRYTIPDPVLERVFREL; this is translated from the coding sequence ATGCTGTTCTCACCATACCCGAAGACCCGGAGGGAAGAACTGTTCGACAGGGAGGTGGAGCTGGGGGAGCTTGAAAGCTCCGTGGAGCGCGGGGAGAGGCTGGTTCTTCTCCTAGGGTTGAGAAGGCTCGGCAAAAGCTCTCTCCTGAACGTTGCGCTGAACGAGCTCCCAAACCCCTCAATCAAGATAGACGTACGGAAAACATACTCGGAGTTCTCCTCGGTGAACAGGTACGTAATCGGAAAGATGTTGCTCTCGGGGATGAGCGGGAAGAAGAGGCTGGTCGAAGAGGCAAGGGCCTTCCTTGAGAGGGTTCGCGGGGTCAGCGTTTCCGGCTTCAGGGTCGAGATAACTTCGCGGGATTTCTCAATAACTGAACTCCTTGAGGCTCTCAACGACTACGGTGAAAAGGCCGGGAGGGTCGTCATAGCCTTCGACGAGGCTCAATACCTGCGTTTCGGGGGAGCCACAAGGTACGATGGGATTTTAGCTTACGCCGTGGACAACCTGCCCAACCTGACCTTCATCATGACCGGCTCGGAGGTGGGTCTTCTCTTTGACTTCCTCAAGCCGGACGACCCAAATGCCCCCCTTTTCGGCAGGTACCACCACGACATAGCCCTGGAAAGGTTTGAACCGGGGCTGAGTGCCGAATTTTTGAGGAGGGGATTTGAAGAGGCGGGGGTTGAGGTAAGCGAGCGCGAGATCGAAGATGCGGTGGAGAAACTCGACGGGATTCCCGGCTGGCTGGCCCTCTATGGCTACACCCGCGTCACGAGGAAGCTCAGACACGGGGAGGCCATTGAGGAGGTTCTGAGGGAGGCCAAATCAATAGCAGATGGCGAGCTTTCGAGGCTCTTCGCCTACAGCCCCAGATACAGGGTGATTTTGAAGGCGGTGGCGCTCGGCTATTCAAGGTGGAAGGACATAAAGGACTACGTCACGCTGAAGCTGGGCTACGTGAACGACTCGAACTTTTCGGCCCTGCTAGAAAACCTCGTGAAGTCGGGCTACGTGGAGAAAAGGGAAGGAAGGTACACCATCCCCGACCCCGTCCTGGAGAGGGTCTTCCGGGAGCTTTGA
- a CDS encoding putative RNA uridine N3 methyltransferase, translating to MAWHIFIPDSLLEETDDPKIRTYKVGQIARAAAIFGVEHVWIYRAGGRDGRFIKTILEYAETPQYLRKRLFPLMPELRYVGVIPPLRTPHHKLKGKPRVGEIREGFAFRKGRRTYADIGLDDLAAVEGDVEGRATFRIVSARPLRVIPAKPEEYWGYSVHLTRKSLAKTLKKARLDLAIATSRRGRDVREVKLPPLEGEVGFVFGSPRKGVMELLGEEEYDFDLILNTIPNQRTATVRTEEAVLATLAVFNLIRRD from the coding sequence ATGGCCTGGCACATATTCATTCCAGATTCGCTCCTTGAAGAGACCGACGACCCGAAAATCAGGACGTACAAGGTTGGGCAGATAGCCAGGGCCGCTGCAATCTTCGGCGTCGAGCACGTGTGGATCTACAGGGCCGGCGGCAGGGACGGAAGGTTCATCAAGACGATCCTTGAGTACGCGGAAACGCCCCAGTACCTCAGGAAGAGGCTGTTCCCCCTCATGCCGGAGCTCAGATACGTCGGCGTTATCCCGCCGCTGAGAACACCCCACCACAAGCTCAAGGGCAAGCCCAGGGTTGGAGAAATCCGCGAGGGCTTTGCCTTCCGAAAGGGAAGGAGAACTTACGCGGACATCGGCCTCGACGACCTCGCCGCGGTGGAGGGCGACGTTGAGGGGCGCGCAACTTTCAGAATCGTCTCAGCAAGGCCTCTCAGGGTGATACCGGCGAAGCCAGAGGAGTACTGGGGGTACAGTGTGCATCTCACGAGGAAGTCACTGGCAAAAACACTTAAAAAGGCCAGGCTGGATTTGGCGATTGCCACCTCCCGGAGGGGGCGTGACGTTCGAGAGGTGAAGCTTCCCCCGCTCGAGGGGGAGGTCGGATTCGTGTTTGGTTCACCGAGGAAGGGCGTGATGGAGCTCCTCGGCGAGGAGGAATATGACTTTGATCTAATCCTCAACACCATTCCAAATCAGCGGACGGCCACCGTCCGCACCGAGGAGGCCGTGTTGGCCACACTCGCGGTGTTTAATCTCATAAGGAGGGATTGA
- a CDS encoding 50S ribosomal protein L3, with amino-acid sequence MGKIHRPRRGSLAYSPRKRARSIVPRIKKWPKDSEVRMLGFAGYKAGMTHVLMIDDRPGLTKGKEIFMPVTVVEVPPLFVYGIRAYRQGYLGLETATEVWFHELNDHVKRRIKTLPKNYDEDAFKAKLAQLEELINSGEIVDVRLLVHTQPWLIKLKKKPEVMEYAIGGDDVRAKFDYAKEKIGKELRASEVLHEGELLDVIAVTKGKGTQGPVKRWGVKIQFHKAQRAGKGRHIGNLGPWHPTRVMWTVPLAGQMGFHHRTEFNKRLIAIGENGVLKLGDKKEIEITPKGGFPHYGVIRSDFLMIQGTVPGAFKRIIRVRPAIRAPKKRPPVERPQITYVSRESKQ; translated from the coding sequence ATGGGAAAAATACACAGGCCAAGGAGAGGTTCACTGGCTTACTCCCCGAGAAAGAGGGCTAGGAGTATAGTCCCAAGAATCAAGAAGTGGCCGAAGGACAGTGAGGTCAGGATGCTCGGTTTCGCCGGCTACAAGGCCGGCATGACCCACGTCCTTATGATCGACGACAGGCCAGGGCTTACCAAGGGCAAGGAGATCTTCATGCCGGTCACGGTGGTCGAGGTCCCGCCGCTCTTCGTCTACGGCATCAGGGCCTACAGGCAGGGCTACCTCGGTCTCGAGACCGCCACTGAGGTCTGGTTCCACGAGCTCAACGACCACGTTAAGAGGCGCATAAAGACCCTGCCGAAGAACTACGACGAGGACGCGTTCAAGGCCAAGCTTGCCCAGCTTGAGGAGCTTATCAACAGCGGCGAGATAGTTGACGTCAGGCTTCTCGTCCACACCCAGCCGTGGCTCATCAAGCTCAAGAAGAAGCCCGAGGTCATGGAGTACGCCATCGGTGGCGACGACGTCAGGGCCAAGTTCGACTACGCCAAGGAGAAGATAGGCAAGGAGCTCCGCGCGAGCGAGGTTCTCCACGAGGGCGAGCTCCTCGACGTCATAGCCGTCACCAAGGGTAAGGGAACCCAGGGCCCGGTCAAGCGCTGGGGTGTCAAGATACAGTTCCACAAGGCCCAGAGGGCTGGTAAGGGCAGGCACATCGGTAACCTCGGTCCGTGGCACCCGACCAGGGTCATGTGGACCGTCCCCCTCGCGGGTCAGATGGGCTTCCACCACAGGACCGAGTTCAACAAGAGGCTCATAGCCATAGGTGAGAACGGTGTTCTCAAGCTTGGTGACAAGAAGGAGATAGAGATCACTCCGAAGGGCGGCTTCCCGCACTACGGTGTCATAAGGAGCGACTTCCTCATGATACAGGGCACCGTTCCGGGAGCCTTCAAGAGGATCATCAGGGTCAGGCCGGCTATAAGGGCGCCGAAGAAGAGGCCGCCGGTTGAGAGGCCGCAGATAACCTACGTCAGTAGGGAATCCAAGCAGTGA
- the rpl4p gene encoding 50S ribosomal protein L4 — MKVKVFNLEGEPVEEIELPKVFATPFRPDLIRRAVIASWTHRIQPQGRDPMAGKRRVTENIGKGHGMARVERIKTSPRFAAFVPFARGGRRTHPPKVEKVIWEDINKKERRLAIMSAIAATANYDLVRARGHIVDNVPQVPIVVTDDLEKVFKTAQTREIFKKLGVWDDIERAKRNTKIRAGKGKMRGRRYKKAKGPLIVVAKNEGIVQGARNHPGVDVVTVENLGVELLAPGTHPGRLTVWTKGAIERLREIYG; from the coding sequence ATGAAGGTTAAGGTTTTCAATCTCGAAGGCGAGCCTGTGGAGGAGATAGAGCTTCCGAAGGTCTTTGCCACTCCGTTCAGGCCCGACCTCATCAGGAGGGCTGTCATCGCCTCATGGACCCACAGGATACAGCCGCAGGGCAGGGACCCTATGGCCGGCAAGAGAAGGGTCACCGAGAACATCGGAAAGGGCCACGGAATGGCCAGGGTTGAGAGGATAAAGACCTCCCCGAGGTTCGCCGCCTTCGTACCCTTCGCGAGGGGTGGAAGGAGAACCCACCCGCCCAAGGTTGAGAAGGTCATATGGGAGGACATCAACAAGAAGGAGCGCAGGCTCGCCATAATGAGCGCGATAGCAGCTACGGCCAACTACGACCTCGTCAGGGCCAGGGGACACATCGTTGACAACGTCCCGCAGGTTCCGATAGTGGTCACCGACGACCTCGAGAAGGTCTTCAAGACCGCCCAGACCAGGGAGATATTCAAGAAGCTCGGCGTCTGGGACGACATAGAGAGGGCCAAGAGGAACACCAAGATAAGGGCCGGCAAGGGCAAGATGCGCGGAAGGCGCTACAAGAAGGCCAAGGGCCCGCTCATCGTTGTCGCCAAGAACGAGGGAATCGTCCAGGGAGCCAGGAACCACCCGGGCGTTGATGTCGTCACCGTTGAGAACCTTGGCGTTGAGCTTCTCGCTCCGGGCACCCACCCGGGAAGGCTCACGGTCTGGACCAAGGGCGCCATAGAGAGGCTTAGGGAGATTTACGGGTGA